One Vanessa atalanta chromosome 8, ilVanAtal1.2, whole genome shotgun sequence genomic window carries:
- the LOC125065790 gene encoding uncharacterized protein LOC125065790, protein MWLKLLLISFLGCNTIQSTSFDLGGVMSGNRMAAVPLGRSLGEGELDIEGICTEAGMACQNCTHAVTCIPLPVGWLKVPLQQCSNGQTCNAHLKECSSEDVPECDIVTQKFQHICEQVGIFPDAYDCRKFHLCSPPDEFADGRPADHRAALCPRHYGYDPKIAQCSIKLKHGQCDQRPVPSCKKVGQSGVLESSPHHYYVCLSRHGNLYPQIFICPHGWYYWNNYCQPQPEVGKTVEETKIHDVMKSATESTKDNDNLLTVATTTTPKPVTYRINSFFSTEKPVTYPADTFLADKFDLTNYETTDDVAPNTNDEFANSFESGTDFW, encoded by the exons ATGTGGCTGAAATTACTTTTGATATCATTCTTGGGGTGTAATACTATC CAGTCAACGTCCTTCGATTTGGGAGGGGTCATGTCCGGTAACCGCATGGCCGCTGTACCTTTAGGAAGGTCTCTCGGGGAAGGAGAACTCGATATAGAGGGTATCTGTACGGAAGCTGGAATGGCATGTCAAAATTGTACGCATGCTGTCACTTGCATACCTTTACCTGTTGGATGGCTTAAA gtACCTCTACAACAGTGTTCTAATGGACAAACATGTAACGCTCACCTGAAAGAATGTTCCAGTGAAGATGTCCCCGAGTGCGATATTGTAACACAGAAATTTCAACACATTTGCGAACAG GTCGGCATATTTCCAGACGCCTATGATTGTAGGAAGTTTCACTTATGTTCACCGCCAGATGAATTCGCTGATGGTAGACCCGCAGACCATAGAGCAGCGTTATGTCCGAGACATTATGGCTATGACCCCAAGATTGCTCAATGCTCA ATAAAACTAAAGCACGGTCAGTGTGACCAGAGACCAGTTCCAAGTTGTAAAAAAGTCGGCCAATCAGGTGTCTTAGAAAGCAGCCCACACCACTACTACGTATGTCTTTCGAGACATGGCAATTTGTATCCTCAAATCTTCATCTGTCCTCACGGATGGTACTACTGGAATAATTATTGTCAACCACAACCTGAAGTTGGAAAAACAGTAGAGGAAACGAAAATACACGATGTCATGAAATCCGCCACGGAAAGCACAAaggataatgataatttattaacagtaGCGACAACGACCACGCCAAAACCAGTTACATATAGAATTAATTCATTCTTTTCAACAGAAAAGCCTGTCACATATCCAGCCGATACTTTCTTAGCAGATAAATTCGATTTAACGAACTATGAGACAACTGATGATGTAGCGCCAAATACGAACGATGAATTTGCCAATTCCTTCGAAAGTGGTACTGATTTCTGGTGA